From the genome of Solidesulfovibrio carbinolicus, one region includes:
- the clpP gene encoding ATP-dependent Clp endopeptidase proteolytic subunit ClpP codes for MATIPIVIETTGRTERAYDIYSRLLRDRIILLGSAVDDYVANLICAQLLFLESEDPEKEIFMYINSPGGVVSAGLAIYDTMQYVMPPVSTLCLGQAASMGALLLCAGATGMRYALPHSRIMIHQPSGGYQGQATDIEIHAKETRRTRETLNEIMAKHTGQSMERIQVDTERDNFMSAEEAVAYGLIDKVLTSRERLEKKDAE; via the coding sequence ATGGCCACGATACCTATTGTCATCGAGACGACCGGTCGCACCGAACGCGCCTATGACATCTATTCGCGGTTGCTGCGCGACCGCATCATCCTGCTTGGCAGCGCCGTGGACGACTACGTCGCCAACCTGATCTGCGCCCAGCTCCTGTTTCTTGAGTCCGAAGACCCCGAGAAAGAAATTTTCATGTACATCAATTCTCCCGGAGGCGTCGTTTCGGCCGGGCTGGCCATCTACGACACCATGCAGTACGTCATGCCGCCGGTCTCCACCCTGTGCCTGGGCCAGGCCGCCAGCATGGGCGCGCTGCTCCTGTGCGCCGGCGCCACCGGCATGCGTTACGCCCTGCCGCACAGCCGCATCATGATCCATCAGCCCTCGGGCGGCTACCAGGGCCAGGCCACGGACATCGAGATCCACGCCAAGGAGACCCGGCGCACCCGGGAAACCCTCAATGAAATCATGGCCAAGCACACCGGCCAGAGCATGGAGCGCATCCAGGTGGACACCGAGCGCGATAATTTCATGAGCGCCGAGGAAGCCGTGGCCTACGGCCTCATCGACAAGGTGTTGACCTCCCGGGAGCGGCTTGAGAAAAAGGACGCCGAATAG
- the tig gene encoding trigger factor, whose amino-acid sequence MEYTVNQLSPVKTQVTVSVPAEEANAALASAVAMFRSRTDLKGFRKGKVPSSVVEQRFKKEIVSEATTDLINVHINEIMGELKLSPLSGLDVSEAALTKGEPLEYTFSFEHAPAFDLPEYKGQAVEEEDVVVSEADIESVIERVRKNLAEVKPLSENRPAKDGEVVSVTFEAFEDGKAIPGVRAENFEMTLGEGQALPAFEELVKTIASGSEGEGEVTFPADFINTELAGRTVTMKVAVHVIKERSLPPVDDELAKKAGNFENLDNMREAITMSYKKSREDLHRSSAQKKLLDSLLATLDFPLPPAVVEQQLGQMVEEFVAQLERRGKSLESTGKTLADLQGEMRPRAEELVKTQIFLSAVALKEELTVTPQEMDAFFYRLSTQAGQDVIMLKRYYEDNGLMIMVRDKLLCDKAADLIYANALVTKVAPAEKPAGEEAQD is encoded by the coding sequence TTGGAATATACCGTCAATCAGCTTTCGCCTGTCAAAACGCAGGTCACCGTGTCCGTGCCCGCCGAAGAGGCCAACGCCGCCCTGGCTTCCGCCGTGGCCATGTTCCGCTCCCGGACCGACCTCAAGGGTTTTCGCAAGGGCAAGGTGCCGTCCAGCGTCGTCGAGCAGCGCTTCAAGAAAGAGATCGTCAGCGAAGCCACCACCGACCTGATCAACGTGCACATCAACGAGATCATGGGCGAGCTCAAGCTGTCGCCGCTCTCCGGCCTGGACGTGAGCGAAGCGGCCCTGACCAAGGGCGAGCCCCTGGAATATACCTTCAGCTTCGAGCACGCCCCGGCCTTTGATCTGCCCGAATACAAGGGCCAGGCCGTGGAAGAGGAAGACGTCGTCGTCTCCGAGGCCGATATCGAATCCGTCATCGAACGGGTGCGCAAGAACCTGGCCGAAGTGAAGCCGCTCAGCGAAAACCGTCCGGCCAAGGACGGCGAAGTCGTGTCCGTCACCTTCGAGGCCTTCGAGGACGGCAAGGCCATCCCCGGCGTTCGGGCCGAGAACTTCGAGATGACCCTGGGCGAAGGCCAGGCCCTGCCGGCCTTTGAAGAGCTGGTCAAGACCATCGCCTCGGGCAGCGAAGGCGAAGGGGAAGTCACCTTCCCGGCCGACTTCATCAATACCGAGCTGGCCGGCCGCACCGTCACCATGAAGGTGGCCGTCCACGTCATCAAGGAACGCAGCCTGCCGCCGGTGGACGACGAGCTGGCCAAGAAGGCCGGCAACTTCGAAAACCTGGACAACATGCGCGAAGCCATTACCATGTCCTACAAGAAGTCCCGCGAGGATCTGCACCGGTCCTCGGCCCAGAAGAAGCTGCTGGACAGCCTGCTGGCCACCCTGGACTTCCCGCTGCCGCCCGCCGTTGTGGAGCAGCAGCTCGGACAGATGGTCGAGGAATTCGTGGCGCAGCTGGAGCGCCGGGGCAAGAGCCTGGAATCCACCGGCAAGACCCTGGCCGATCTCCAGGGCGAGATGCGCCCGCGCGCCGAGGAGCTGGTCAAGACCCAGATCTTCCTCTCCGCCGTGGCCCTGAAGGAAGAATTGACCGTCACTCCCCAGGAGATGGACGCGTTCTTCTACCGCCTCTCGACCCAGGCCGGCCAGGACGTCATCATGCTCAAGCGCTACTATGAGGACAACGGCCTCATGATCATGGTGCGCGACAAGCTGCTGTGCGACAAGGCGGCGGATCTGATTTACGCCAATGCCCTGGTGACCAAGGTCGCCCCGGCCGAAAAGCCGGCCGGCGAGGAAGCCCAGGACTAG
- a CDS encoding hydantoinase B/oxoprolinase family protein, producing the protein MNITPITLEVFKNKFASVAEEMGVALTRTAYSPNIKERRDFSCAVFDSGGDMIAQAAHIPVHLGSMPLSVRAAIDAIDLGPGDMVMLNDPFRGGTHLPDITLVAPVHAGGDAPLFYVACRAHHADVGGMSAGSMPLSTSIFQEGLVIPPVRIVAEGEIVQGVMDLFLANVRTPLERQGDFAAQIMANRTGIARLTELAAAYGRERLAAMGTALLDYAERLMQAAIKSIPDGAYEAADSLDNDGAGTNEPTLRLTLTVEGGRAELDFSRSDPQTPGCINAVRAIVVSTALYVFRALAGRAVPANAGCLRPIDVTTKAGTMADARFPAAVAGGNVETSQRLVDVILLALSQALPDRIPAASQGTMNNLAMGGVDPRSGKPFTYYETLAGGAGADAAGPGQSAVHSHMTNTLNTPVEALEYAYPIRVTRYALRQGSGGPGLHVGGEGLVREIEALGPMEATVLSDRRLRGPWGLCGGGEGAAGVNVVTRRTGGMAMPGKFHVRLRAGDRLCIETPGGGGWGTPS; encoded by the coding sequence ATGAACATCACCCCGATCACCCTCGAAGTGTTCAAGAACAAATTCGCTTCCGTGGCCGAGGAAATGGGCGTCGCCCTGACCCGGACCGCCTATTCGCCGAATATCAAGGAACGCCGCGACTTCTCCTGCGCCGTGTTCGATTCCGGCGGCGACATGATCGCCCAGGCCGCCCATATTCCCGTGCATCTCGGCTCCATGCCGCTGTCCGTGCGCGCCGCCATTGACGCCATCGACCTCGGGCCGGGCGACATGGTCATGCTCAACGACCCCTTCCGGGGCGGCACCCATCTGCCCGACATCACCCTGGTCGCGCCCGTGCATGCCGGCGGCGACGCGCCGCTTTTCTACGTGGCCTGCCGCGCCCACCACGCCGACGTCGGCGGCATGTCCGCCGGCTCCATGCCGCTGTCCACCTCCATCTTTCAGGAGGGTCTGGTCATACCGCCGGTCAGGATCGTGGCCGAAGGCGAAATCGTCCAGGGCGTCATGGACCTGTTTTTGGCCAACGTGCGTACGCCCCTGGAGCGCCAGGGCGACTTCGCCGCCCAGATCATGGCCAACCGCACCGGCATCGCCCGGCTGACCGAGCTGGCCGCCGCTTACGGCCGCGAACGCCTGGCCGCCATGGGGACTGCGCTGCTCGATTACGCCGAACGCCTCATGCAGGCCGCCATCAAGTCCATCCCCGACGGCGCCTACGAAGCGGCCGACAGCCTGGACAACGACGGAGCCGGAACCAACGAACCGACCCTGCGCCTGACGCTTACCGTCGAAGGCGGCCGGGCCGAACTGGATTTTTCCCGAAGCGATCCGCAAACGCCCGGCTGCATAAACGCCGTGCGGGCCATTGTCGTGTCCACCGCGCTCTATGTGTTCCGCGCCCTGGCCGGACGGGCCGTGCCGGCCAACGCTGGCTGCCTGCGGCCCATCGACGTGACGACCAAGGCCGGGACCATGGCCGACGCCCGCTTTCCGGCCGCCGTGGCCGGCGGCAACGTCGAGACCTCCCAGCGTCTGGTGGACGTCATCCTGCTGGCCCTGTCCCAGGCCTTGCCCGACCGCATCCCGGCCGCCTCCCAGGGCACCATGAACAATCTCGCCATGGGCGGCGTCGATCCGAGAAGCGGCAAACCGTTTACCTACTACGAGACGTTGGCCGGCGGGGCCGGGGCCGATGCGGCCGGCCCGGGACAGTCGGCCGTCCACTCCCACATGACCAACACCCTCAACACCCCGGTGGAGGCCCTGGAATACGCCTATCCCATCCGCGTGACGCGCTACGCCCTGCGTCAGGGTTCCGGCGGTCCGGGATTGCACGTCGGCGGCGAAGGGCTGGTGCGCGAGATCGAGGCCCTGGGGCCCATGGAGGCCACGGTGTTGTCCGACCGGCGGTTGCGCGGCCCCTGGGGCCTTTGCGGCGGCGGGGAAGGGGCGGCCGGCGTCAATGTGGTGACGCGCCGCACCGGCGGCATGGCCATGCCGGGCAAGTTCCATGTGCGGTTGCGGGCCGGGGACAGACTTTGCATCGAAACGCCGGGCGGCGGGGGCTGGGGAACGCCTTCCTGA
- a CDS encoding glycosyltransferase family protein gives MLVIGTPCFGGMVTVPYMLAMMGVKDVLNRARTPFRLLTPCHESLVTRARNSIANAVLRDESATHLLFIDADIAFEPLLVPHLLASGKDVVCGVYPVKGLALDRVMAQPAGTPPAAAEAASLDYAVKLKPGCQVDGQGFLEVEYAATGFMLLRREVLVKLAAAYPELHYGFACTNEPAADNFAFFDTMIDPETRNYLPEDYAFCKRWRDIGGKVHVSVAGKLTHVGSRAYSGDFSAYLARQGARRNG, from the coding sequence ATGCTCGTCATCGGCACGCCGTGCTTCGGCGGCATGGTCACGGTGCCCTACATGCTCGCCATGATGGGCGTAAAGGACGTGCTCAACCGGGCCAGGACGCCGTTTCGGCTGCTCACCCCCTGCCACGAGAGCCTCGTCACCCGGGCGCGCAACTCCATCGCCAATGCCGTCTTGCGCGACGAGTCGGCCACGCATCTGCTGTTCATCGACGCCGACATCGCCTTCGAGCCGCTGCTCGTGCCGCATCTGCTTGCTTCGGGCAAGGACGTGGTCTGCGGCGTCTATCCGGTCAAGGGCCTCGCCCTGGACCGGGTCATGGCCCAGCCCGCCGGTACGCCGCCGGCCGCGGCCGAGGCGGCCAGCCTCGATTATGCCGTGAAGTTGAAACCCGGCTGCCAGGTGGACGGGCAGGGCTTTCTGGAAGTGGAGTACGCGGCCACGGGGTTCATGCTGCTGCGGCGCGAAGTGCTGGTAAAGTTGGCGGCGGCCTACCCGGAACTGCACTACGGCTTTGCCTGCACCAACGAACCGGCGGCGGACAATTTCGCCTTTTTCGATACCATGATCGACCCCGAGACGCGCAACTATCTTCCTGAGGATTATGCGTTTTGCAAACGCTGGCGCGACATCGGCGGAAAAGTCCATGTGAGTGTGGCGGGCAAGCTTACGCATGTGGGGAGTAGGGCGTATAGTGGGGATTTTTCGGCCTATCTGGCGCGCCAAGGCGCGCGCCGCAACGGTTGA
- a CDS encoding hydantoinase/oxoprolinase family protein, which translates to MAVVGVDTGGTFTDVICWTDDGFAVVKLPSSPDNPARAVLSGLARLAVPARSVMHGSTVATNALLERRGAVTAFVTNQGFEDIIAIGRQNRPELYDLASRKEPCLVPEALRFGAPGRVSAEGKVIEELSAEAIRDLVARVAASGAESAAVCLLFSFLKPEHELLLGEALAEAGLSVSLSSDILAEFREYERAATTVANAYVAPVMAGYLGDLAAGLPEGAQLCVMQSSGGLIRAETARREPVRTVLSGPAGGVVAGLAMGKAAGFDRLITFDMGGTSTDVSLLDGALSMAAETELAGLPIKTPMLDIHTVGAGGGSLARLDAGGALVVGPESAGAVPGPACYGKGDGLTVTDANLFLGRLSPDHFLGGQMPLFPQRLPELFTALGAAGGLTAVEAAEGVIAVAEAAMERAIRVISVERGHDPADFALLSYGGAGGLHAVALARLLGVKTVVVPRHPGLFSALGMLFADVVRDFSETVMAASDKTDLIEVAGLFGNLETRARQIMAEEAPGARMVLERQLDMRYQGQSHELPIRFVADPFLAFHNRHEAVFGFKHPKAVIEIVTLRIRARVITDKPQFTEAERLVAGVPAEALLGWRPLICQGAEQVAMWYDRDKLLPGSTLSGPALVAETSATTFLPPGVAAEVDGFGNLVINVDGGRAATA; encoded by the coding sequence ATGGCCGTTGTCGGCGTGGATACCGGCGGCACGTTTACCGATGTCATCTGTTGGACGGACGACGGTTTTGCCGTGGTCAAGCTGCCGTCGAGCCCGGACAACCCGGCCCGGGCCGTGCTTTCGGGCCTGGCCCGGCTGGCTGTCCCGGCCCGGAGCGTCATGCACGGCTCCACCGTGGCCACCAACGCCCTGCTCGAACGCCGGGGCGCGGTCACGGCCTTCGTCACCAACCAGGGCTTTGAGGACATCATCGCCATCGGCCGCCAGAACCGGCCCGAGCTTTACGATCTGGCCAGCCGCAAGGAACCGTGTCTGGTGCCCGAGGCGTTGCGCTTCGGCGCGCCCGGGCGGGTGAGCGCCGAGGGCAAGGTCATCGAGGAGCTTTCCGCCGAGGCCATCCGCGATCTCGTGGCCCGGGTGGCCGCCTCGGGAGCCGAGTCGGCGGCCGTGTGCCTGCTTTTTTCGTTCCTCAAGCCCGAGCACGAGCTGCTTCTCGGCGAGGCCCTGGCCGAGGCCGGGCTGTCGGTGTCGCTGTCCTCGGACATCCTGGCCGAATTTCGCGAATACGAGCGGGCCGCCACCACCGTGGCCAACGCCTACGTGGCCCCGGTCATGGCCGGTTATCTCGGCGATCTGGCCGCCGGCCTGCCCGAAGGGGCGCAGCTTTGCGTCATGCAGTCCAGCGGCGGCCTGATCCGGGCCGAGACCGCCCGGCGCGAACCCGTGCGCACGGTGCTGTCCGGCCCGGCCGGCGGCGTGGTCGCGGGACTCGCCATGGGCAAGGCCGCCGGCTTCGACCGGCTCATCACCTTTGACATGGGCGGCACCTCCACCGACGTTTCGCTACTCGACGGCGCGCTGTCCATGGCCGCCGAGACCGAGCTGGCCGGGCTGCCCATAAAAACGCCCATGCTCGACATCCACACCGTGGGCGCGGGCGGCGGCTCCCTGGCCCGCCTCGACGCCGGCGGGGCCTTGGTCGTCGGTCCCGAGAGCGCCGGAGCCGTGCCCGGCCCGGCCTGCTACGGCAAAGGCGACGGGCTGACCGTCACCGACGCCAACCTGTTCCTGGGCCGGCTGTCCCCGGACCATTTCCTGGGCGGCCAGATGCCGCTTTTCCCGCAGCGCCTGCCGGAACTCTTTACAGCCCTGGGCGCGGCCGGCGGCCTGACCGCCGTCGAGGCGGCCGAGGGGGTCATCGCCGTGGCCGAGGCGGCCATGGAGCGGGCCATCCGGGTCATTTCCGTGGAACGCGGCCACGATCCGGCCGATTTCGCCTTGCTGTCCTACGGCGGGGCCGGCGGGCTGCACGCCGTGGCCCTGGCCAGGCTTTTGGGCGTCAAAACGGTTGTCGTGCCGCGCCATCCGGGGCTTTTTTCGGCCCTGGGGATGCTTTTTGCCGACGTTGTGCGCGATTTTTCCGAGACGGTCATGGCCGCTTCGGACAAAACCGATCTCATCGAAGTGGCCGGGCTTTTCGGCAACCTCGAAACCCGGGCGCGCCAGATCATGGCCGAGGAAGCCCCGGGCGCGCGCATGGTCCTGGAACGCCAGCTCGACATGCGCTACCAGGGCCAGTCCCACGAGCTGCCCATCCGGTTCGTGGCCGACCCGTTTCTGGCTTTCCACAACCGCCACGAAGCGGTCTTCGGTTTCAAGCATCCCAAGGCCGTCATCGAGATCGTGACGCTTCGCATCCGGGCCCGGGTCATCACCGACAAGCCGCAGTTCACCGAGGCCGAGCGGCTGGTGGCGGGCGTGCCGGCCGAGGCGCTTTTGGGCTGGCGGCCGCTCATTTGTCAGGGCGCGGAGCAGGTGGCCATGTGGTACGACCGCGACAAGCTGTTGCCCGGCAGCACCCTGTCCGGCCCGGCCCTGGTGGCCGAGACCTCGGCCACCACCTTCCTGCCGCCCGGGGTGGCGGCCGAGGTGGACGGGTTTGGGAATCTCGTCATCAACGTGGACGGCGGGCGGGCCGCGACGGCGTGA
- the icd gene encoding NADP-dependent isocitrate dehydrogenase, translated as MEKTVFWIEGDGIGPDVWKAGRPVLDAAVDKAYGGARKLVWKELLAGEKAFKEVGEYLPQATVEALTTAELAFKGPLGTPVGGGFRSLNVTLRQVLDLYACIRPIRYFQGIESPVKRPDLVDMIIFRENTEDVYAGIEYATGTPEAKRLIAFLRDELGAKVDETAGIGIKPITPAGSKRLVRKAIQHAVDHKKPSVTLVHKGNIMKYTEGAFRAFGYEVAAQEFAGQCMTEQDAAAGATKPIVVKDRIADNMFQVALMRPQDYSVIATTNLNGDYISDALAAQVGGLGLAPGVNMSEKLAFFEPTHGTAPGIAGKDKANPGSLILSGAMLLEHIGWHEAAKLIHDSMDKTISEKKVTVDLADQIPGATTIGCAAFGELLAKNL; from the coding sequence ATGGAAAAGACGGTATTTTGGATCGAGGGCGACGGCATCGGCCCGGACGTGTGGAAGGCCGGGCGGCCGGTTCTCGACGCCGCCGTGGACAAGGCTTACGGCGGGGCCCGCAAGCTTGTGTGGAAGGAACTGCTCGCCGGCGAAAAGGCTTTCAAGGAAGTCGGGGAATACCTTCCCCAGGCCACAGTCGAGGCCCTGACCACGGCCGAGCTGGCCTTCAAGGGACCGCTGGGCACGCCGGTCGGCGGCGGTTTCCGCAGCCTCAACGTCACCCTGCGCCAGGTGCTCGACCTTTACGCCTGCATTCGGCCCATCCGCTATTTCCAGGGCATCGAATCGCCGGTCAAGCGCCCGGATCTCGTGGACATGATCATCTTCCGCGAGAACACCGAGGACGTCTACGCCGGCATCGAGTACGCCACCGGCACGCCCGAGGCCAAGCGGCTCATCGCCTTTTTGCGCGACGAACTCGGAGCCAAGGTGGACGAGACCGCCGGCATCGGCATCAAGCCCATCACCCCGGCCGGCTCCAAGCGGCTGGTGCGCAAGGCCATCCAGCACGCCGTGGACCACAAAAAGCCCAGCGTCACCCTGGTCCACAAGGGCAACATCATGAAATACACCGAGGGCGCGTTCCGGGCCTTCGGCTACGAAGTGGCCGCCCAGGAATTCGCCGGACAGTGCATGACCGAGCAGGACGCGGCGGCCGGCGCAACCAAGCCCATCGTGGTCAAAGACCGCATCGCCGACAACATGTTCCAGGTGGCGCTCATGCGGCCCCAGGATTATTCCGTCATCGCCACCACGAACTTAAACGGCGACTACATCTCCGACGCCCTGGCCGCCCAGGTCGGCGGACTGGGCCTGGCCCCGGGCGTCAACATGTCCGAGAAGCTGGCCTTTTTCGAGCCCACCCACGGCACCGCCCCGGGCATCGCCGGCAAGGACAAGGCCAACCCCGGCAGCCTTATCCTCAGCGGCGCCATGTTGCTGGAGCACATCGGCTGGCATGAAGCCGCCAAATTGATCCATGATTCCATGGACAAGACCATCTCCGAAAAAAAGGTCACCGTGGATCTGGCCGACCAGATTCCGGGCGCGACCACCATCGGCTGCGCCGCCTTCGGCGAGCTGTTGGCCAAAAACCTCTAA
- a CDS encoding M23 family metallopeptidase produces MRILKPFKKSGKTGPAFWLLALGLLASPLIVAGFAGYQLFLKDAEKPQVTLSPQAEAASLKRPFVVTASDDQSGIRSLTVTVAQGQRRADVLRRVYDPPRDQVSERFSLEHSELRGGAFEIQIAAHDGSHANLGAGNAARVTKRMLLDPVPPTIKALTPAHYMRQGGAGLVVYEVNKDVARSGVVVGDRFFPGYKQKSGQYACLFAFPSDLDAEAYKPRLFVEDAAGNEKTGFFVNMAIKRRFREERVEITDEFLAARLPAFAGLFPQERDPVERFKKLNTELRRQNAAFIGSLSAKSGPEPLWDGGFIYLPRSVVRGSFGADRIYMYKGQEIGRELSDGIGLASVPGAQVPAANAGDVVFAGSLGVYGNTVVMDHGLALLTVYANLGSIAVKAGDVLKKGDPLGTTGTTGLTPGDQVHFAVYLAGQPVIPIEWWDGHWIEDNVSAKLRRYAAETPQP; encoded by the coding sequence ATGCGCATTTTAAAGCCGTTTAAAAAAAGCGGAAAAACGGGGCCGGCCTTCTGGCTCCTGGCCCTTGGCCTCCTGGCCTCGCCGCTTATCGTCGCCGGGTTCGCCGGCTATCAGCTGTTCCTCAAGGACGCCGAAAAGCCGCAGGTAACGCTCTCGCCCCAGGCCGAGGCCGCCTCGCTCAAGCGCCCCTTCGTGGTCACCGCTTCCGACGACCAGTCCGGCATCCGGTCGCTCACCGTCACCGTGGCCCAGGGCCAGCGCCGGGCCGACGTGCTGCGCCGGGTCTACGATCCGCCCCGCGACCAGGTCAGCGAACGTTTCAGCCTGGAACACTCGGAACTGCGCGGCGGCGCCTTTGAAATCCAGATCGCCGCCCACGACGGCTCCCACGCCAACCTCGGGGCCGGCAACGCCGCCCGGGTCACCAAGCGCATGTTGCTCGATCCCGTGCCTCCCACCATCAAGGCCCTGACTCCGGCGCATTACATGCGCCAGGGCGGAGCCGGGCTGGTCGTCTATGAAGTGAACAAAGACGTGGCGCGTAGCGGCGTGGTGGTGGGTGATCGGTTCTTCCCGGGCTACAAGCAAAAAAGCGGCCAATACGCCTGCCTGTTCGCCTTCCCCAGCGACCTCGACGCCGAGGCCTACAAGCCCAGGCTTTTTGTGGAGGACGCCGCGGGCAACGAAAAAACCGGATTTTTCGTCAATATGGCCATTAAACGGCGGTTTCGCGAGGAGCGGGTGGAGATCACCGACGAGTTCCTGGCCGCCCGCCTGCCGGCCTTCGCCGGACTGTTCCCCCAGGAGCGCGATCCGGTGGAGCGTTTTAAAAAGTTAAACACCGAGTTGCGCCGGCAAAACGCCGCCTTCATCGGGTCGCTGTCGGCCAAGTCCGGTCCCGAGCCTTTGTGGGACGGCGGCTTCATCTACCTGCCCCGGTCGGTGGTGCGCGGCTCCTTCGGGGCTGACCGCATCTATATGTATAAAGGTCAGGAGATCGGGCGGGAGCTCAGCGACGGCATAGGCCTTGCTTCGGTTCCTGGAGCGCAAGTCCCGGCCGCCAACGCCGGGGACGTGGTCTTTGCCGGATCCCTTGGCGTCTACGGCAACACCGTGGTCATGGATCACGGCCTGGCCCTGTTGACGGTCTACGCCAACCTCGGCTCCATTGCCGTCAAAGCTGGCGATGTGCTCAAAAAGGGCGACCCCCTTGGCACGACCGGAACCACGGGCCTGACTCCGGGCGACCAGGTGCATTTCGCGGTCTATCTCGCGGGCCAGCCCGTCATTCCCATCGAGTGGTGGGACGGGCACTGGATCGAGGACAACGTGTCCGCCAAACTGCGGCGCTACGCCGCCGAGACCCCGCAGCCGTAA
- a CDS encoding 3D domain-containing protein: MADDEKTTPQTSPPKSGLGMAAATAALAVSALALAQAGDWLRQATGELRHETVLMAQDAAMARSEAAMAAGLFAIDPEERRRLRLTATAYCPDCLDDDGPQLSASGAPVRAGRTVAVSRDLRRLLGRKVFIEGVGVRVVEDLMHPRHAGRLDLCLPNKRQAVDFGVQTLEVVILD; this comes from the coding sequence ATGGCTGACGACGAAAAAACGACGCCCCAAACGTCGCCGCCCAAGAGCGGCCTGGGCATGGCGGCGGCCACGGCCGCCTTGGCCGTGTCGGCCCTGGCGCTTGCCCAGGCCGGCGACTGGCTGCGCCAGGCCACGGGCGAGCTGCGCCACGAAACCGTGCTCATGGCCCAGGACGCGGCCATGGCCCGGTCCGAGGCGGCCATGGCCGCCGGGCTTTTTGCCATCGATCCCGAGGAACGTCGCCGGCTGCGCCTGACGGCCACGGCGTACTGCCCGGACTGCCTCGACGACGACGGGCCGCAGCTTTCGGCCTCGGGCGCGCCGGTGCGGGCCGGCCGCACGGTCGCCGTCTCCCGCGACCTGCGTCGACTCCTTGGCCGCAAGGTCTTTATCGAAGGCGTGGGCGTGCGGGTGGTGGAAGACCTCATGCACCCCCGTCATGCCGGCCGGCTGGATCTGTGCCTGCCCAACAAGCGCCAGGCCGTGGATTTCGGGGTGCAAACCCTCGAAGTGGTGATCCTCGACTGA
- a CDS encoding sugar transferase — protein MWLRGAGPFEDRASRLARPPWPSRNRWGNPLPFASRQGAITWLRALDLALAALSLVVAAAVSTAFSPETANAAHLHLDPGSLGLLLGVLAATLIIFPFFGVYTETALYDRRLAVKQVVKSVTGVVMALLLGAAALRPPLATPVFLAAFWLMAASGCVASRLALRRLLFMGEAQGLLRRRVLVAGTGERAQEIAREMLAHPEQGRRFMGFVADGWEIAPMGSQPEAARLVCRFDDLADYLREQVVDEVVICLPLEELSRLGTGLVTACEEQGVTATVVARLFALKNPGSRPASHGGEVVSTLSSSLADERERILKRFLDVSVSLAALVALSPLLAVVWALVRLTSPGPAIFAQERVGLGKRRFMFYKFRTMVENAPDLQEELEAQNEMDGALFKIKNDPRVTPLGRLLRRTSIDELPQLVNVLRGDMSLVGPRPLPLRDVERIEKTWPRRRFGVKPGITCLWQISGRNATSFERMMELDIEYVDTWSVALDLKILLRTIPVVCSMRGAY, from the coding sequence TTGTGGCTGCGCGGGGCCGGGCCGTTTGAGGACCGCGCATCACGACTGGCCCGGCCGCCGTGGCCGAGCCGCAACCGCTGGGGGAACCCCTTGCCCTTCGCCTCAAGACAGGGAGCCATCACCTGGCTTCGCGCCCTTGATCTGGCCCTGGCCGCGCTGTCGCTTGTTGTCGCGGCGGCGGTCTCCACGGCTTTTTCCCCGGAAACGGCCAATGCCGCCCATCTGCACCTGGACCCGGGAAGCCTTGGGCTGCTGCTTGGCGTCCTGGCCGCCACCCTGATCATTTTCCCGTTTTTCGGCGTCTATACCGAAACCGCCCTGTATGACCGCCGCCTGGCCGTCAAGCAGGTGGTCAAGTCCGTCACCGGCGTGGTCATGGCCTTGCTTTTAGGCGCGGCCGCCCTGCGTCCGCCCCTGGCCACGCCCGTCTTCCTGGCCGCCTTTTGGCTGATGGCGGCTTCGGGCTGTGTGGCTTCGCGTCTGGCCCTGCGCCGGCTGCTGTTTATGGGCGAGGCCCAGGGACTCTTGCGCCGTCGGGTGCTGGTGGCGGGAACCGGGGAGCGGGCCCAGGAGATCGCCCGGGAGATGCTGGCCCATCCCGAACAGGGCCGGCGCTTCATGGGCTTTGTGGCCGATGGCTGGGAAATCGCGCCCATGGGTTCGCAGCCTGAAGCGGCCCGTCTGGTCTGTCGGTTCGACGATCTGGCCGACTACCTGCGCGAGCAGGTGGTGGACGAGGTGGTGATCTGCCTGCCGCTGGAGGAATTGAGCCGCCTGGGCACGGGGTTGGTCACGGCCTGCGAGGAGCAGGGGGTCACGGCCACGGTGGTGGCCCGGCTATTTGCCCTGAAAAATCCTGGAAGCCGCCCGGCCAGTCATGGCGGCGAGGTCGTGTCCACCTTGTCGAGCAGCCTGGCCGACGAACGCGAGCGCATCCTCAAGCGGTTCCTGGACGTGTCCGTGTCCCTGGCCGCCCTGGTCGCGCTGTCGCCGCTTCTGGCCGTGGTCTGGGCGCTGGTGCGGCTGACCTCGCCCGGTCCGGCCATTTTCGCCCAGGAGCGGGTGGGCCTGGGGAAGCGGCGGTTCATGTTCTACAAGTTCCGCACGATGGTGGAAAACGCCCCGGACCTGCAGGAGGAGCTTGAGGCCCAAAACGAGATGGACGGGGCGCTGTTCAAGATCAAAAACGACCCGCGCGTCACCCCTCTGGGCCGATTGTTGCGGCGCACGAGCATCGACGAGCTGCCCCAGCTGGTCAACGTCCTTCGCGGCGACATGAGTCTGGTCGGCCCCCGGCCGCTGCCGCTTCGCGACGTGGAGCGCATCGAAAAGACCTGGCCGCGCCGGCGCTTTGGCGTCAAGCCCGGCATCACCTGCCTGTGGCAGATCAGCGGGCGCAACGCCACGAGCTTCGAGCGCATGATGGAGCTGGACATCGAGTACGTGGACACCTGGTCGGTGGCCCTGGACCTCAAGATTTTGCTGCGCACCATTCCGGTGGTGTGCAGCATGCGCGGGGCCTACTGA